TTTGCGGTTACCGACACATTGCCTTTGCCGCCGGCCAGCATAAGCCCGGCTGCGGTTGCGTCATCACCGGAGTAGACCACGAGCCGTCCTTTGACGGCTTCGATCAGCTCGGCACCGCGGGGAATGTTGCCGGTGGCATCCTTGATGCCGATGATGTTCGGGATGTCTGCAAGGCGTTCAACGGTTTCATTGAGCATGTCGCAAGCTGTGCGCCCGGGCACGTTGTACAGGATCTGGTTAACCGGAACCGCTTCGGCGATGGTCTTGAAGTGGCGGTAAAGACCTTCCTGGGTAGGCTTGTTGTAATAGGGTACAACCAGCAGGCAGGCGTCCGCACCCAGCTTGTGGGCTGCTTCGGTCAGCTCTATGGCTTCACGGGTGCTGTTGCCACCGGTACCGGCGATAACCGGGATGCGACCATTAACGCGTTTTATGATGTGCCCGATGACCCGCATGTGTTCGTCCGGGTCCAGCGTTGCGGATTCACCCGTCGTACCAACAGCCACGATGCCATGTGTCCCGTTGTCCAGATGAAAGTCCACCAGCGTATCAAGCTGCTCCCAATGGATGCTGCCATCGGGATGCATGGGCGTGACCAATGCGACAAGGCTACCCGTAATCATAAAAGCTCCGTACGAATAAAAACGATATGGTAATGTTGGGCACCCACTGACACAAGGGAATTAAAGGAGTTGTCATGTCGGTGCCTGCTGATCCTTCACCGGCCAGGCCGAGAATATGGCCTTGAGCATGGTCGCCAGGGGGATCGCAAAGAAAACGCCCCAAAGCCCCCAGATACCACCGAAGAACAGGACTGCAATGATAATAGCCACAGGATGCAGGTTGTTCACTTCCGAGAACAATACCGGCACCAAAACATTACCGTCCAGCGCCTGGATGATGCCATAGGCCACCATAACCCAGATAAAGTCACTGCCCCAGCCAAAGGCAAACAGTGCAATCATGGCAACCGGAATGGTGACAACCGCAGCGCCGATATAGGGAATAACGACACTCAGGCCGACCATCAGGGACAGCAAAGCCGCATAGGGCATACCCAGTAACTTGAAAGACACATAGGTTACCCCGCCCACAATAAGAATCTCCACCGCCTTGCCCCGTACATAGTTGGCACACTGCAGATTCACTTCATTCCATATTCTGACCATCATCGGACGCTGGGACGGCAGCATGCGGGAGATGGATTCCAGAAGATAGCGGCGATCCTTGAGGAAGAAAAACACCAGGATCGGCAACAGCACCATGTAGATCAGCAGGGCAACCAGATCAGGAATGCTGGCCAGCGAGAAGGACACCAACCACTGGGTCATCCGTCCGGCTTCTGTGGTCACCTGATTATAGATGGTGTTGATACCCTCCATGGAGATCAGCGTGGGATACTGTTGGGGAAGCACCTCAAGGTAGGACTGCATTTCCCGGAATATGCGGGGAGCTTCGCCGGCAAGAGAGGTCACCTGGGTCCAGATCAGTGGCAGCAGGCCGAACAGGAAACCGATCAGGACGCCAAGAAATATCAGGAACACCCCGATGATAGAGACGATTTCCGGGACACCCATCTTGTTAAGCTTGGCAACCAGACCCTGCAGAATGAATGCAACGATGACTGCGGCAATGGCGGGAGCCAGCATGGCGCCGAACAGAATGACAAAAACAATCCCTGCCAGTATCAGCAGGAAAAGAATGACGGCTTCTTCATCTGAAAAGTATTTGTGGGCCAGACCACGTAAGATTCTGATCATGAACAACTCCGAATGGTCACCACTGCAGGTTTAGCCGCCGCACTTTATCACAAAGGTGAAGTTACCACCCTGTTCGGATGAACTGACCAGCTCATGGGCAGACAACCTGAGAAACGCGGGAATATCCCGAGCCGACCCGGCGTCGGTGGCAATCACTTCCAGCTCCTGGCCGGGGGACATGCTGTTCAGTTCGAGCTTGGTTTTAAGTAACGGCATGGGGCAGCGAAGCCCCGATGCATCAAGTGTTCGATCAGCCATGACAACCAGATACCCGTATGGTCAAAAGAAGAGCCGGCATTATGCCGACAGTGTTACTTTAATGCATCACAATCGTAACGGGCCATACAGAAGCGAACTTTCAGTGGCACAATGCTGTCTGACAACATCACATGACAAGGGACACTGCCCATCCATGACCCCGACAGATCGAAGCCCTGCGCCCTGGCAGGGAGTAGTGGCATTCACGCTGACGCTATTGGTGACCGTGTTTTCAGGTAAAGCGCTGGCCCAATCCCCGGACAGCACCCTGCCCTCCATCGGTGGAGCCGGTGGCGGGCTGATTT
Above is a genomic segment from Marinobacter panjinensis containing:
- the dapA gene encoding 4-hydroxy-tetrahydrodipicolinate synthase, with the translated sequence MITGSLVALVTPMHPDGSIHWEQLDTLVDFHLDNGTHGIVAVGTTGESATLDPDEHMRVIGHIIKRVNGRIPVIAGTGGNSTREAIELTEAAHKLGADACLLVVPYYNKPTQEGLYRHFKTIAEAVPVNQILYNVPGRTACDMLNETVERLADIPNIIGIKDATGNIPRGAELIEAVKGRLVVYSGDDATAAGLMLAGGKGNVSVTANVAPGAMAALCEAAIAGDQEETDRLNELLMPLNRKLFLEANPIPVKWALHRMGMIGEGIRLPLTPLSEKFHDEVEEALRASGVL
- a CDS encoding sulfurtransferase TusA family protein, with translation MADRTLDASGLRCPMPLLKTKLELNSMSPGQELEVIATDAGSARDIPAFLRLSAHELVSSSEQGGNFTFVIKCGG
- a CDS encoding AI-2E family transporter, producing MIRILRGLAHKYFSDEEAVILFLLILAGIVFVILFGAMLAPAIAAVIVAFILQGLVAKLNKMGVPEIVSIIGVFLIFLGVLIGFLFGLLPLIWTQVTSLAGEAPRIFREMQSYLEVLPQQYPTLISMEGINTIYNQVTTEAGRMTQWLVSFSLASIPDLVALLIYMVLLPILVFFFLKDRRYLLESISRMLPSQRPMMVRIWNEVNLQCANYVRGKAVEILIVGGVTYVSFKLLGMPYAALLSLMVGLSVVIPYIGAAVVTIPVAMIALFAFGWGSDFIWVMVAYGIIQALDGNVLVPVLFSEVNNLHPVAIIIAVLFFGGIWGLWGVFFAIPLATMLKAIFSAWPVKDQQAPT